In Bradyrhizobium guangdongense, the sequence CCAAGTCGCTGCTGAGGCGGTCACGGCAGGGGGCACTCGCAACCCTCATGCCCGGCAGCGGTGACCCCTATTGTTCCCTGGTCAATCTGGCGAGCCACCCTGACGGCTCGCCGATCCTGCTGATCTCGCGGTTGGCCGTCCATACCAGGAACATCCTCAGCGATAACAGGGTTTCCCTGATGCTGGACGAGCGCGCCGCCGGCGATCCGCTGGAGGGCGCCCGGATCATGCTGTCGGGCCGGGCCGAGCAGGACGATAAAGAGAAGGAGCTGCTGCAGCGGCGGTATCTTAATGCCCATCCCTCGGCCGAAGCCTTTGTCTCATTTGGGGATTTCTCGTTTTTTCGGATCCGCCCCACGGGAACCCATCTGGTCGCCGGTTTCGGCCGAATCGTCGACCTCAAACCGGAGCAGTTCCTCACTGACCTCACCGGGGCCGGGGACCTGCTGGCGGCGGAGGAGGGCGCGGTCGAGCACATGAATGCCGATCATCGCGATGCCATGGGCCTTTACGCAACCGGACTGCTCGGCGCGGCCGCGGGCGACTGGCGCTGCACCGGCTGCGACCCGGAAGGTCTCGACATGCAGGATGGCCAGACCGCACTGCGGCTGGATTTTCCGGAGCGGGTGACTGATGGCGCGGCGTTGCGCAAGATGCTGGTCCGCCTGGCCGGCGAAGCGCGCGCCACGATCGACCCGACGCCCTGACTGACTGCGACAAATTGAACGTCGCCTTCCATCGCTGCGACCCAAGATCGTGATCGGTCCGAGGTAGCAGCGAGGGTTCATGACACATCGTTTGGCATTGGCTGCAAGCCTGGCGCTCGCGATCGCCGCGTCGCCTGCCACGCCAAGTCTCGCCCAGAAGGGCGATCTCTCCGGGCAGAGCGCGCGGATCAATGCGCTTAGAACGGCCGGGAAATATGCCGAAGCGCTCCCATTGGCGCAGGCCATGGTGGCCTCGCTCGAGAAGACCAGCAACAACCGTGATCTTGCCGCGGCGCTCAACAACCTCGCCCAGATCCAAGCCGACCAGGGACACGACGATCAGGCCGAGCCGATTTACAAGCGCGCGATCGCACTGATGGAGAAGGGCATCGGCCTCGACAGCGTCGAGATCGCGCCGGTACTGAACAATCTCGCTGCGCTCGATCAGCGGCAGGGCCGCTTCAGCGATGCCGAGCCGCTGTTCAAGCGCGCGCTTGCGATTCGCGAAAAGGCGCTGCCGCGCGAGCATCCCGATGTCGGTCAGTCCCTGAATAATCTGGCCACACTCTATGTGAAGCAGGAGCACTTTTCGGAGGCCGAGCCGCTGTTTCAGCGCGCGCTAGCGATCTTTCAGAAGGTCGGCGGTCCCGAACATCCCGCGGTCGCGACACTCCTGAACAATCTCGGTCAGCTTGATCGCGATCTCGGCCGCGATGCTGATGCCGAAGCGCCGATCAAGCGCTCGCTCGCGATTCGCGAGAAGGTGTTAGGACCGGACCATCCCGACGTCGCGCGATCCCTCAACAATCTCGCCGGTCTCTACGAGCACCAGCAGCGCTATGCCGATGCCGAGCCGCTGTATCGCCGCGCGCTTGCCATCCGCGAGCGTGCGCTGGGTCCGGATCATCCCGATGTCACGACATCGACCAGTAATCTTGCTCATTTCCTCCACGTGTCCGGGCGAACCGCGGACGCGTTGCCGCTCGCGGAAAAGACGCTGGCGAATGATCGCGCGCAATTGCGTGTCGTGCTGCCGGTCCTGTTCGCCGCCCGCCAGCAATCCCTGTTGCCTGGGGACAAGGCTCTGGACGAGGCGCTCGCGGCGATCCAGCGCGGCACGCAATCCTCCGCCGCAACGGCCGTGAACAAGCTCGCAGTGCGGCTTGCGGCCGGCAGCGACCGGCTCGCCGAGTTGGTGCGCAAGGATCAGGACATTGCGGCTGAATCCGAGGCGCTCGACAAGGCGATCATCACGGCTGTGTCGAAACCGCCGGCGCAACGCGATGCCATCTCCGAGCAGCGCAGCCGCTCGCGGATCGCGGCGATTGCAAGCGAGCGCACCGGCTTGCAGAAGACGCTCGCGGTCGAGTTCCCCGACTACGCCTCGCTCTCCAACCCGCTGCCGCTGGCGGTGAAGGATGTGCAGTCGCTGCTGTCGGCTGACGAAGCCATGGTGCTCTATTCCGTCGTCGACAAGCGCAGCTATGTGATCGCCATCACGCGCGACGGCGCCGACTGGAAGGAGATCCCGCTTGGCGCGGACGCGATGGCGCAGAAGGTCAGTTCGTTTCGCCGAGGTCTCGATGTCGGCAAGGCGCGCGAGGGCTCCGGCAGATCAGGTCTGTTTGATCTCGCGCTCGCCAACGAGCTCTACGTAGCGCTGCTCGGCCCGGTCGAGGCGCTGGTCAAGGACAAGCGCAGCCTGCTCGCGGTGCCGTCGGGCGCGCTGACGGCGTTGCCGTTTCATCTGCTCGTCACGGAGCCCCCGCAAGCTGCAATCCCCGATACGCTCGAGGGCTATCGCAGCGCCGCCTGGCTGCTGCGGCGTCAAGCAGTCTCCGTGCTGCCGTCGGTGGTCAGCCTGAAATCGCTGCGCGCCTTTGCGCGGAAGGACGAGGGCGTCAAGCCGATGACCGGCTTTGGCGATCCCGTGTTCAACCCCGCTCAGGAGGGCCCGGCTGATCGTCGCGCTACGAGCGGCAAGGTCGCCGCGCGAAACATTGCGACATCGGCCTATACGGATTTCTGGCGCGGCGCGGGCGTCGATCGCGCACGGCTTGCGCAGGCGCTGCCGCAACTCCCGGATACCGCGGACGAGCTGAATGCCGTGGCGAAGGACGTCGGTGCTGGAGATGCCGACATCCATCTCGGCCGCGATGCCAGCGAAGCGACGCTCAAGCGTGCAGCCCTTGCTCAATACAGCATCATCTACTTTGCAACGCACGGCCTCGTCGCCGGCGATATCAAGGGGGTGGGCGAGCCGTCGCTCGCGCTCTCCATTCCCGAACAGCCTTCCGAACTGGATGATGGTTTGCTCACCGCGAGCGAAGTTGCGCAGCTCAAGCTCAATGCAGATTGGGTCGTGCTGTCGGCTTGCAACACGATCGCCGGCGACAAGCCCGGCGCCGAGGCCTTGTCGGGACTTGCCCGCGCCTTCTTCTATGCCGGCGCGCGTGCGCTCCTGGTCTCGCATTGGGCCGTGGATTCGGAAGCTGCTACGCGCTTGACCACGTCGACTTTCGATCTGCTCAAAAGCGAACCAGAAATCGGCAGAGCCGAAGCCCTGCGGCGCGCGATGTTAACGTATGTTGATGACGCATCGTCGCCCCGCAATGCCTACCCCGCGATGTGGGGAGCGTTCGCGCTCGTTGGCGAAGGTGCGATACGATGAAGCGGCGCAGCATTGTGCGTCGCAAAACATGTGATAACGCCGAAACCGCCGTTTGGTTGCGCGATCATGGGTGATTTTTGCATAAGCCTGATCGACGCTGATATGCGCGACGTTTGGCGCGGTCCTTGAATAAACCAATTCCTGCGGGATCAGCTTGGCAACGCCAGCGTTCACCATTATTAGGTCGTCCAGCCGAGGCCGGACGGCCTATAATTCACGGTGACCGCGAAGGCGCCAGAGCTTGATTGCGCTTGATGTCGCGGGTTCTAGGAGGATATTTCGTGCAAGAGACGGGCGTGCGCAACGGTGCCTTCGGCGCCGACAAATTCGGCTTAAAGAATCTCAAACGGGTTCACTGGAATCTCGGCGCGCCGCAGCTCTACCAATATTCGCTCGCTGCGGGCGAGGCGGTGCTATCCGCTGATGGCGCACTCTGTGCCGACACCGGCGAATTCACGGGCCGCAGCCCGAAGGACAAGTTCACGGTGCGCGATGCCACCACCGACAAGAAGATGTGGTGGGCCGGCAACCAATCGATCACCGCAGAGCAGTTCGAGACGCTCTATCAGGACTTCCTCAAGCACGCCGAGGGCAAGAGCCTGTTCGCGCAGGATCTCTACGGCGGCGCCGATCCGGCCTACCGGATTAAGACGCGTGTCTTCACCGAGCTCGCCTGGCACTCGCTGTTCATTCGCACGCTGCTCATTCGTCCCGAGGCGATCGAGCTGTCGACCTTCGTGCCGGAGCTCACGATCATCGACATGCCGAGCTTCCGTGCCGATCCCAAACGTCACGGCTGCCGTTCGGAGAACGTCGTTGCGATCGATTTCGCCCGCAAGATCGTCCTGATCGGCGGGTCTTATTATGCCGGCGAGATGAAGAAGTCGGTCTTCACCACGTTGAACTACTATCTGCCCGAGCGCGGCGTGATGCCGATGCACTGCTCGGCCAATGTCGGCGCCAAGGGCGACACCGCGATCTTCTTCGGGCTCTCCGGCACCGGCAAGACCACGCTGTCGGCCGATCCGAACCGCACCCTGATCGGTGATGACGAGCACGGCTGGGGCCCGAACGGCGTGTTCAATTTCGAAGGCGGCTGCTACGCCAAGTGCATCAAGCTCTCGCAGGAAGCCGAGCCGCAGATCTATGCGGCGTCGACGCGGTTCGGTGCGGTGCTCGAGAACTGCGTGCTCGACGAAGACACCCGCGTGGTCGATTTCGACGACGGCTCAAAGACCGAGAACACCCGGTCGGCCTATCCGCTCGACTTTATTCCGAATGCTTCGCGCACCGGCCGGGCGCCGCAGCCGAAGAACGTGGTGATGCTCGCCGCCGATGCCTTCGGCGTGCTGCCGCCGATCGCCAAGCTGTCGCCGGCGCAGGCGATGTATCACTTCCTCTCCGGCTACACCGCGAAGGTCGCCGGCACCGAGCGCGGCCTCGGCAACGAGCCGCAGCCGGAGTTCTCGACCTGCTTCGGCTCGCCCTTCCTGCCGCTCGACCCATCCGTCTACGGCAACATGCTGCGCGACCTCATCGCCCAGCACAATGTCGATTGCTGGCTTGTCAATACCGGTTGGACCGGCGGCAAGTACGGCGTCGGCAGCCGCATGCCGATCAAGGTGACCCGCGCGCTGCTCACCGCCGCCCTCGACGGCTCGCTTCGCAACGTCGAATTCCGCACCGACAAGTATTTCGGCTTCGCAGTTCCGACCGCGCTGCCGGGCGTGCCGAGCGAAATCCTCAACCCGGTCAACACCTGGAAGGACAAGGACGAGTTCGACAAGACCGCCCGCGCGCTGGTCGGCATGTTCCAGAAGAACTTTGCCAAGTTCGAAGCCCAGGTCGATGCCGAAGTTCGCGCCGCCGCGCCCGACGTGAAGCTGGCGGCGGAGTGAGGGCGCGGATCGGTTCGAATGCAAAAGGGCGGCCGCGAGGCCGCCCTTTCCTGTTTGTGGCTGCCTCCTTCTCCCCTTGTGGGAGAAGGTGGCGCGAAGCGCCGGATGAGGGGTTCTCTCTGCGAACTCGACGAAGTTTATCGCGCGGAGAACCCCTCATCCGTCTCGTCGCTTCGCGACGAGCCACCCTCTTCCGCAAGGGAAGACTGGAAGAAAGCTACGCCTTGTAATACGCGATCTGCGTGCTCGTCGCGAGCAGCCTGCCGTTCGGCGACCACAGCTCGGCGTTCTGGTCGGCGTAGCTCTTGTGCATGATCTTCGAGTCCGCCGTCGCCAGTACGCGCGTGATGTTTTCGCTGGCGAGCTCTTCACTGTCGGTGTGGAAATACGTCGTCAGTGACACCGTGCCGAACGGCACCAGTTCGCGCCGTGCGTGAAAGATGCGGCCGAAGAAAGCGTCCGACATCGACATCAGCGACAGCATGTCCAGCTTGCGCGGCTCACGATCGCTGATCCAGATCTTCGAATAGGTGCTGGCGGGTTCGGCATGCGGCGGGCCGATCCGCATCTCGCCCTCGACGAAGCGGAATTCATACTGGTTGGCCCAGGAGGCCGCGATCTTCGGGAACGGCAGCGTCGCTTCGAACGGCTTTGCGCCGGGATATTGCGCGACCCTGTGTTCCCAGGACGGCCGCCGCTCGGCGAATACGGCGGTGGCGAGCGTCGCGACTTCGCCGCCGCCCTGCGACAGTTCGACGCTCCAGTGCTGGCTGGAGCGGTTGCCCTTCACCAGCCGGACGTCGAGATCGAATGCGCCCTTGGCGATCGGCGCACAGTAATTGACGGTCAGCGCCAGCGGATCGCCGGCGCGTTCCGGATGGTCGATCAGCGCGCGCAAAATGGTCGCGGCGGTGGCGCCGCCGAACGGGCCGACAAAGGCCCAGTAATCGTCGCTGGTGTGCCCCTGCCAACTGCTGTCACCCGCGGTGATGCGCGTGGCGTCGTCGAAGGGGTGCGGGAGCTTGGCGTGCATTGTCGTCCTCGGCGTCACCGACGCCGCTTTGGGGATGATGAAGATCATATCATCATTCCTGGCGCCTGACGCAATAACGTCGCAGGTAACGCCGCTTCCACTCCGCGGAAAATCAGCCCGCGGCGTCGCGCAAATTCGGCAGCAGCGGCGTGCTCGGATTCACCGGTACGTTCCAGATCTCCTCGGCGTATTCGCGGATGGTGCGGTCGGACGAGAACCACGCCATGCGCGCGACGTTGAGAATGGAGGCGCGTGTCCAGGCCGGGGCCACCTGCCAACGCGCGTCAACCGCACGCTGCGCCTCGTAATAGGAATCGAAATCGGCGCTGACCATGTAATGGTCGAGATAGCGCAGCGCATGCGC encodes:
- a CDS encoding HugZ family protein, with translation MQPTPDFNPAKLAKSLLRRSRQGALATLMPGSGDPYCSLVNLASHPDGSPILLISRLAVHTRNILSDNRVSLMLDERAAGDPLEGARIMLSGRAEQDDKEKELLQRRYLNAHPSAEAFVSFGDFSFFRIRPTGTHLVAGFGRIVDLKPEQFLTDLTGAGDLLAAEEGAVEHMNADHRDAMGLYATGLLGAAAGDWRCTGCDPEGLDMQDGQTALRLDFPERVTDGAALRKMLVRLAGEARATIDPTP
- a CDS encoding CHAT domain-containing tetratricopeptide repeat protein, with translation MTHRLALAASLALAIAASPATPSLAQKGDLSGQSARINALRTAGKYAEALPLAQAMVASLEKTSNNRDLAAALNNLAQIQADQGHDDQAEPIYKRAIALMEKGIGLDSVEIAPVLNNLAALDQRQGRFSDAEPLFKRALAIREKALPREHPDVGQSLNNLATLYVKQEHFSEAEPLFQRALAIFQKVGGPEHPAVATLLNNLGQLDRDLGRDADAEAPIKRSLAIREKVLGPDHPDVARSLNNLAGLYEHQQRYADAEPLYRRALAIRERALGPDHPDVTTSTSNLAHFLHVSGRTADALPLAEKTLANDRAQLRVVLPVLFAARQQSLLPGDKALDEALAAIQRGTQSSAATAVNKLAVRLAAGSDRLAELVRKDQDIAAESEALDKAIITAVSKPPAQRDAISEQRSRSRIAAIASERTGLQKTLAVEFPDYASLSNPLPLAVKDVQSLLSADEAMVLYSVVDKRSYVIAITRDGADWKEIPLGADAMAQKVSSFRRGLDVGKAREGSGRSGLFDLALANELYVALLGPVEALVKDKRSLLAVPSGALTALPFHLLVTEPPQAAIPDTLEGYRSAAWLLRRQAVSVLPSVVSLKSLRAFARKDEGVKPMTGFGDPVFNPAQEGPADRRATSGKVAARNIATSAYTDFWRGAGVDRARLAQALPQLPDTADELNAVAKDVGAGDADIHLGRDASEATLKRAALAQYSIIYFATHGLVAGDIKGVGEPSLALSIPEQPSELDDGLLTASEVAQLKLNADWVVLSACNTIAGDKPGAEALSGLARAFFYAGARALLVSHWAVDSEAATRLTTSTFDLLKSEPEIGRAEALRRAMLTYVDDASSPRNAYPAMWGAFALVGEGAIR
- a CDS encoding phosphoenolpyruvate carboxykinase; translation: MQETGVRNGAFGADKFGLKNLKRVHWNLGAPQLYQYSLAAGEAVLSADGALCADTGEFTGRSPKDKFTVRDATTDKKMWWAGNQSITAEQFETLYQDFLKHAEGKSLFAQDLYGGADPAYRIKTRVFTELAWHSLFIRTLLIRPEAIELSTFVPELTIIDMPSFRADPKRHGCRSENVVAIDFARKIVLIGGSYYAGEMKKSVFTTLNYYLPERGVMPMHCSANVGAKGDTAIFFGLSGTGKTTLSADPNRTLIGDDEHGWGPNGVFNFEGGCYAKCIKLSQEAEPQIYAASTRFGAVLENCVLDEDTRVVDFDDGSKTENTRSAYPLDFIPNASRTGRAPQPKNVVMLAADAFGVLPPIAKLSPAQAMYHFLSGYTAKVAGTERGLGNEPQPEFSTCFGSPFLPLDPSVYGNMLRDLIAQHNVDCWLVNTGWTGGKYGVGSRMPIKVTRALLTAALDGSLRNVEFRTDKYFGFAVPTALPGVPSEILNPVNTWKDKDEFDKTARALVGMFQKNFAKFEAQVDAEVRAAAPDVKLAAE
- a CDS encoding acyl-CoA thioesterase translates to MHAKLPHPFDDATRITAGDSSWQGHTSDDYWAFVGPFGGATAATILRALIDHPERAGDPLALTVNYCAPIAKGAFDLDVRLVKGNRSSQHWSVELSQGGGEVATLATAVFAERRPSWEHRVAQYPGAKPFEATLPFPKIAASWANQYEFRFVEGEMRIGPPHAEPASTYSKIWISDREPRKLDMLSLMSMSDAFFGRIFHARRELVPFGTVSLTTYFHTDSEELASENITRVLATADSKIMHKSYADQNAELWSPNGRLLATSTQIAYYKA